One genomic segment of Paenibacillus sp. FSL H8-0332 includes these proteins:
- the rnr gene encoding ribonuclease R produces MITQEILLDFMRETAYKPLTYEELVSHFAIQDSADFKAFEALLVELEKDGRIILTRSSRYGVPERMDLLRGRLQVHAKGFAFLIPDNREHPDVYIHANDLKGAMNGDIVLIRVTSKSPSGGRMEGEVERILIRGVSQTVGVFQSLESYGFVLPDDKRINRDIFIPKESFKGAVDGEKVVVRIVSYPEGRAAAEGEIIEILGHKDDPGVDILSVIRKHQLPEAFPAEVMTEAEQAPDSITDEEIIEQGRRDLRGLNIVTIDGADAKDLDDAVNVERLENGHYKLGVHIADVGYYVREGSELDKEAYDRGCSVYLVDRVIPMLPHRLSNGICSLNPQVDRLTMSCEMEFDEQMKVVNHDVFTSVIRTKERMTYSDVRKIVEDKDPELLERYAPLIGDFRLMKEIAMKLRDARMRRGAVDFDFEESKIIVDEAGKAIDIVKRERSVAEQIIEEFMLAANETVAEHFHWLKVPFLYRIHEDPDPEKLQNFMAFAANFGHHVKGRGNSVHPRALQDLLEQIQGTKEQTVISTMMLRSMKQAKYDAESTGHFGLAAEFYSHFTSPIRRYPDLVIHRVMREVLENGGALNEKRHEYMASRMPDIAQQSSERERVAVEAERDTEQLKKAEFMQDKVGEEFDAMISSVTSFGMFIELDNTVEGLIRLSALTDDYYHFDEAHMALIGERTSKVFRIGDEVKIRVAKVNMDDHTIDFELLDMKPRSAGDHRNYGGRGGKGGRPGAGGLSKPFAGKAGGGKGRGGKGKPGSAAAGGKNGAAKKKGGAGTGGSFGAAGKNGAPAAAGGSLGAVTAGAGNGPRADGAAAWDIAGAAGSGRKRGRGPEAAARRGLAAAGAAGGGKADRRGEAGGSGAPREGGRGRGAEAGGGAGGRGIAFGFGSGKGGYGAPSGGGSEQAGGDLRGVDASTRFRSREDLGADGRGAAPEGKGSRKKKGGVFISPSVTPGNVGSAGQAGADTGEMSGRRKRKKKPKA; encoded by the coding sequence ATGATAACACAAGAAATCTTGCTTGATTTCATGCGGGAGACCGCTTATAAACCACTAACTTATGAAGAACTGGTGAGCCATTTCGCCATTCAGGATAGTGCCGATTTCAAAGCCTTCGAAGCTTTATTGGTGGAACTTGAGAAGGACGGCCGGATCATATTGACCCGCAGCAGCCGCTATGGTGTGCCCGAGCGGATGGATTTGCTGCGCGGACGGCTACAGGTCCATGCGAAGGGTTTTGCTTTTCTGATTCCCGATAACCGGGAGCACCCGGATGTGTATATTCACGCGAACGATCTGAAGGGTGCAATGAACGGCGATATTGTCTTGATCCGTGTTACCTCGAAGAGCCCGTCCGGCGGGCGGATGGAAGGCGAAGTGGAACGGATTCTGATTAGAGGCGTGTCGCAGACGGTGGGTGTCTTCCAGAGCCTGGAGTCCTATGGCTTCGTGCTGCCTGACGATAAGCGGATTAACCGGGATATTTTCATCCCCAAGGAGTCTTTCAAGGGTGCGGTTGACGGGGAAAAGGTGGTTGTCCGCATTGTAAGTTATCCGGAGGGCCGTGCTGCGGCTGAGGGCGAGATCATTGAAATCCTTGGCCATAAGGATGATCCGGGCGTGGATATTCTGTCGGTAATCCGTAAGCATCAGCTTCCGGAGGCTTTCCCGGCTGAGGTGATGACGGAAGCGGAGCAGGCGCCGGATTCCATCACGGATGAAGAGATTATCGAGCAGGGGCGGCGTGATCTGCGCGGGCTCAATATCGTAACGATTGACGGCGCAGATGCCAAGGATCTGGATGATGCGGTCAACGTGGAGCGTCTGGAGAATGGCCATTATAAGCTGGGCGTTCATATTGCTGACGTAGGTTATTATGTGCGCGAAGGCTCTGAGCTGGACAAGGAAGCCTATGACCGCGGGTGCAGTGTGTACCTGGTGGACCGTGTCATTCCGATGCTTCCGCACCGGCTGTCGAACGGCATTTGCAGCTTGAATCCGCAGGTTGACCGTCTGACGATGTCCTGTGAAATGGAATTCGACGAGCAGATGAAGGTTGTGAACCACGATGTCTTCACCAGTGTGATCCGCACGAAGGAGAGAATGACCTACTCCGACGTACGGAAGATTGTGGAGGATAAAGATCCGGAGCTGCTGGAGCGTTATGCTCCGCTGATCGGGGATTTCCGGCTGATGAAGGAGATCGCGATGAAGCTGCGCGATGCCCGGATGCGGCGCGGGGCGGTGGATTTTGATTTTGAAGAGAGCAAGATTATTGTAGATGAGGCCGGTAAGGCTATCGATATTGTAAAACGTGAGCGCTCTGTGGCGGAGCAGATTATTGAGGAATTCATGCTGGCGGCAAATGAGACGGTGGCGGAGCACTTCCACTGGCTGAAGGTTCCGTTCCTGTACCGGATTCATGAGGACCCGGACCCGGAGAAGCTGCAGAACTTCATGGCTTTTGCGGCTAACTTCGGCCATCACGTGAAGGGCCGGGGGAATTCGGTTCACCCGCGCGCCCTCCAGGATCTGCTGGAGCAGATTCAGGGAACGAAGGAGCAGACGGTGATCAGCACGATGATGCTGCGCTCCATGAAGCAGGCGAAGTATGATGCTGAGAGCACGGGGCACTTCGGGCTGGCAGCGGAATTCTATTCCCACTTCACCTCACCGATCCGCCGTTATCCCGATCTGGTCATTCACCGCGTCATGCGTGAGGTGCTTGAGAATGGCGGAGCGCTGAACGAGAAGCGCCATGAATATATGGCTTCCCGGATGCCGGATATTGCCCAGCAGTCCTCGGAACGTGAGCGTGTGGCTGTCGAGGCCGAGCGCGATACCGAGCAGCTGAAGAAAGCGGAGTTCATGCAGGACAAGGTTGGCGAGGAATTCGACGCCATGATCAGCAGCGTGACCAGCTTCGGGATGTTCATTGAGCTGGACAATACGGTCGAAGGTCTTATTCGCCTCAGTGCGCTGACAGATGATTACTACCACTTCGATGAAGCTCATATGGCGCTGATCGGTGAGCGCACCTCCAAGGTCTTCCGCATCGGTGATGAAGTGAAGATCCGCGTCGCCAAGGTCAACATGGATGACCATACCATCGACTTCGAGTTGTTGGATATGAAGCCGCGCTCGGCTGGCGATCACCGGAATTACGGTGGTCGCGGCGGCAAAGGCGGCCGTCCGGGCGCCGGAGGCCTCAGCAAGCCGTTCGCCGGCAAGGCTGGAGGCGGCAAGGGCCGTGGCGGTAAAGGCAAGCCCGGCAGTGCTGCTGCCGGAGGCAAGAACGGCGCCGCCAAGAAGAAGGGCGGCGCGGGTACGGGCGGCAGCTTCGGCGCTGCCGGGAAGAACGGTGCCCCTGCTGCAGCAGGCGGAAGCCTCGGCGCCGTTACTGCAGGCGCCGGGAACGGGCCGCGCGCAGACGGAGCGGCGGCGTGGGACATCGCCGGCGCAGCAGGCAGCGGCCGCAAGCGCGGCCGCGGGCCGGAAGCGGCAGCGCGGCGCGGGCTTGCCGCCGCAGGCGCAGCGGGCGGCGGCAAGGCGGACCGCCGGGGCGAAGCCGGCGGGTCTGGCGCTCCGCGCGAGGGCGGCAGAGGCCGCGGCGCGGAGGCCGGTGGCGGTGCCGGGGGACGCGGCATCGCTTTCGGCTTTGGCTCGGGCAAGGGCGGCTACGGCGCGCCGAGCGGTGGCGGGTCTGAGCAGGCGGGCGGTGACCTGCGCGGCGTAGACGCGAGCACACGGTTCCGCAGCCGCGAGGATCTCGGGGCTGACGGCCGCGGCGCGGCGCCGGAAGGCAAGGGCAGCCGCAAGAAGAAAGGCGGCGTGTTCATTAGCCCCTCCGTGACGCCAGGCAACGTGGGGTCCGCAGGCCAGGCCGGAGCTGACACTGGCGAGATGAGCGGGCGCCGTAAGCGTAAGAAGAAACCTAAGGCGTAG
- the smpB gene encoding SsrA-binding protein SmpB has translation MGKKADGKVLAQNKKASHDYFIEDTYEAGLVLTGTEIKSLRNGRANIGDAFATIRNGEIHIHNMHISPFEQGNRANPTDPTRTRKLLMHKEQIHKLLGSSKRDGFTIVPLKIYVRNGYAKLLIGLGKGKKEYDKRDSAAKRDAQRDIQRVLRDKQKVAR, from the coding sequence ATGGGTAAAAAAGCAGACGGGAAAGTGCTCGCCCAGAACAAAAAAGCTTCCCATGACTATTTTATTGAGGACACCTACGAAGCTGGTTTGGTTCTTACAGGTACAGAGATCAAATCGCTGCGTAATGGCCGCGCCAACATAGGGGATGCGTTCGCTACGATCCGTAATGGTGAGATTCATATCCACAACATGCATATCAGTCCTTTTGAACAGGGAAACCGCGCCAATCCTACCGACCCTACGCGTACACGTAAGCTGCTTATGCATAAGGAGCAGATACACAAGCTGCTGGGCTCATCCAAACGGGATGGCTTCACCATTGTGCCGCTTAAGATATATGTGCGTAATGGCTATGCCAAGCTGCTGATTGGTCTGGGTAAAGGTAAGAAGGAATACGACAAACGGGATTCCGCCGCGAAGCGAGACGCTCAGCGTGATATCCAGCGTGTGTTGCGCGACAAACAGAAGGTGGCCAGATAG
- a CDS encoding Rpn family recombination-promoting nuclease/putative transposase — protein MHYLELPMLERSIPSEGGLINWLLFLKGADTSQWEVLKMNEPGLEKAMDTLQYLSQDSDARRLYEARQKYLHDEASMLGSAEMAGIKKGKIEVAQNLLAMGMDHAAVAKATGLSEDEVRSIRF, from the coding sequence GTGCATTACCTGGAGTTGCCGATGCTAGAACGTAGTATTCCGTCTGAAGGCGGACTGATCAATTGGTTACTGTTTCTGAAGGGTGCTGATACATCACAATGGGAGGTGCTGAAGATGAATGAGCCAGGATTGGAAAAGGCCATGGATACTCTGCAATATCTAAGTCAGGATTCGGATGCTAGACGGTTGTATGAGGCCAGACAGAAGTATTTGCATGATGAGGCTTCTATGCTGGGAAGTGCAGAAATGGCGGGTATAAAAAAAGGTAAAATAGAAGTTGCCCAGAATTTGTTGGCTATGGGAATGGATCATGCTGCTGTCGCTAAAGCAACTGGTCTAAGTGAGGATGAAGTTCGGTCTATAAGGTTTTAA
- a CDS encoding alpha/beta fold hydrolase, giving the protein MRTIFLTGGTGFIGRQLVEELLKEDVMIFLLVRSKSKATRVFQKKGFLNEVAMHFIEGDLTKTDLGLSDEDKDKVLNTDVIIHAGGQMDIQATTQEATSVFLNGAKHISEFAKRIHQLKGLQQFIHVVGYMTPFDDSNSKVAIDVFQEGHDYLKIKNPYERTKFLADLYIRQQASSVGYPLSVINPPTVVGSSTTGSTEQVAGLGLLVESMRRGLMPVIPGGKGYKLPLISNDALAKFIVQVVKLVPSSIQTYTLVPDQPLDPDISELLGVMSESMNMAAPTISVPLRFMKALMNSGLSKITQIPSDGLNFITNRKFSNDLPKKVMGADWFTKTSVMNFFPAVVADLDYRLMYPNDQHNHAYERTLTGNTVIHQIQGEGRPFILFHGLLSDGEDLFPLGLELHEQTGQPVWIPDLPGLGRSPFKHEINLIDLYLNVVKELSGKAAHGAHWIGHSFGAVILLEALAREYLDTKNTITLLQPPVAKKNSKSFNAPQLLNKWALKLATANSLERYLIGHGLFETTESIPKHYIAKVRSSFTSPRIVNTTLQLNRFLSKNYQGDFTKVPGSNLHIIWGDQDRRYSAPVQLGKIDVVPYGHHFPLNHPRETASYVLGNTSTEMKKDTR; this is encoded by the coding sequence ATGAGAACCATATTTTTGACAGGCGGAACAGGTTTTATCGGGAGGCAACTTGTAGAGGAGCTTCTTAAAGAAGATGTTATGATTTTTCTTTTAGTGAGGTCGAAAAGTAAAGCAACACGTGTTTTTCAGAAAAAAGGGTTTTTAAACGAGGTAGCCATGCACTTTATTGAAGGTGATTTGACCAAAACAGATTTAGGTTTAAGCGATGAAGATAAGGATAAGGTATTGAACACAGATGTTATTATTCACGCAGGCGGACAAATGGATATTCAAGCGACAACGCAAGAGGCAACCTCTGTATTTTTAAACGGTGCCAAGCATATCAGTGAATTCGCTAAACGTATTCATCAATTGAAGGGTTTGCAGCAGTTTATTCATGTAGTTGGATATATGACCCCTTTTGATGATAGTAATAGCAAGGTTGCGATTGATGTGTTCCAAGAAGGGCACGACTATTTGAAAATAAAAAATCCGTATGAAAGAACAAAATTTCTAGCAGATCTGTATATTCGCCAGCAGGCATCCTCAGTAGGCTATCCGCTGTCTGTGATTAATCCACCAACTGTAGTCGGCAGCAGTACAACAGGGAGTACGGAGCAAGTAGCCGGCTTAGGCTTGCTTGTGGAGAGTATGCGAAGAGGGCTGATGCCAGTTATTCCTGGAGGCAAAGGGTATAAATTACCGCTTATTTCAAACGATGCGCTGGCGAAGTTTATTGTTCAGGTTGTTAAGCTGGTGCCATCGTCTATTCAAACCTATACACTTGTTCCAGATCAACCGCTGGACCCGGATATATCTGAATTATTAGGCGTGATGTCAGAAAGTATGAATATGGCCGCACCTACAATCTCTGTGCCCCTTCGCTTCATGAAGGCACTTATGAACAGCGGGCTCAGTAAAATCACACAAATTCCATCGGATGGACTGAACTTTATTACAAATCGAAAGTTTTCAAATGATTTACCGAAAAAAGTCATGGGAGCAGATTGGTTTACTAAGACGAGTGTTATGAATTTTTTCCCGGCCGTAGTCGCAGATTTGGATTATCGCTTGATGTACCCAAATGACCAGCATAATCATGCATATGAACGAACATTAACCGGAAACACTGTGATTCATCAAATACAAGGAGAGGGTCGGCCATTTATTTTATTCCATGGTTTGTTGAGTGATGGAGAGGATTTATTTCCTTTAGGGCTAGAGCTTCATGAACAAACGGGTCAACCTGTATGGATTCCGGATCTCCCGGGTTTAGGACGTTCCCCTTTTAAGCATGAGATAAATCTTATAGATCTCTATTTGAATGTAGTTAAGGAGTTATCAGGAAAAGCTGCTCATGGCGCACATTGGATTGGCCATTCCTTCGGAGCGGTTATTCTGCTGGAAGCGTTAGCGCGAGAGTACCTAGATACGAAGAATACTATTACTTTACTTCAGCCACCTGTTGCCAAAAAAAATTCCAAATCGTTCAATGCTCCTCAATTGTTGAACAAGTGGGCATTGAAATTAGCAACGGCTAATTCATTAGAACGTTATTTAATTGGTCATGGTCTGTTTGAAACCACAGAGAGCATTCCGAAACATTATATTGCCAAAGTACGCAGTAGCTTCACTTCGCCTAGAATTGTAAATACAACTCTTCAGCTCAACCGTTTCCTGTCGAAAAATTATCAGGGGGATTTCACCAAAGTACCGGGGTCTAATCTTCATATTATTTGGGGCGATCAAGATCGGCGCTATTCTGCTCCAGTACAGCTTGGTAAGATTGATGTTGTTCCCTATGGTCATCATTTTCCTCTTAACCATCCACGGGAAACGGCTTCTTATGTACTAGGTAATACATCCACAGAAATGAAAAAAGACACCCGATAA
- a CDS encoding nucleotidyltransferase domain-containing protein → MYPHHQAAIDAITNKLKARPDVQGIIIGGSVAHGFANETSDIDIMIVLSEEDYKKACSIHNLGYFETESCSYEGGYVDGKVVSASYIKQVAESGSDPAKFAFQDAFVTYSNIEGLEQLVQDAPRYPVEKKAENMQKFYAQFETWKWYYYEGLKRNNRLLIDYCLTHYAFFAGRLILVHNETLFPSYKWFLKVLEGAQKKPENLLADIHRVLEERTPEAVENLYESIVEFNNWYQAEHHWTVQFMMDSQLNWMDGPVPVLDL, encoded by the coding sequence ATGTATCCCCATCATCAAGCTGCCATTGATGCCATCACCAACAAGCTTAAAGCCAGACCCGACGTACAAGGGATCATCATCGGGGGTTCCGTGGCGCATGGCTTTGCCAACGAAACCTCTGATATCGACATTATGATCGTCCTTTCTGAAGAGGATTACAAGAAAGCTTGTTCCATCCATAATCTTGGGTATTTCGAAACGGAATCTTGTTCTTATGAAGGCGGTTACGTGGACGGGAAAGTTGTATCCGCTTCCTACATCAAGCAAGTGGCCGAATCCGGCAGCGATCCTGCTAAGTTCGCATTCCAGGATGCGTTCGTCACCTATTCCAATATTGAGGGGTTGGAACAGTTGGTCCAAGACGCTCCCCGATATCCGGTGGAGAAAAAGGCAGAGAACATGCAGAAGTTCTATGCACAATTCGAAACCTGGAAATGGTATTATTACGAAGGACTGAAACGCAACAATCGTTTATTAATCGACTACTGTTTGACCCACTATGCCTTTTTCGCAGGTAGGTTGATTTTGGTACACAACGAAACGCTGTTCCCTTCTTATAAGTGGTTCTTAAAGGTTCTGGAAGGGGCCCAAAAGAAGCCGGAGAATTTGTTGGCGGACATCCATCGGGTACTGGAAGAACGAACGCCGGAAGCCGTCGAGAATCTGTACGAGAGTATTGTGGAATTTAATAACTGGTATCAGGCAGAGCATCATTGGACGGTTCAGTTCATGATGGATAGCCAGCTGAACTGGATGGACGGACCGGTTCCGGTTCTCGATTTATAA
- the secG gene encoding preprotein translocase subunit SecG has product MDIFLKVVLLIFAVGLIAVVLLQKGKSAGLSGAISGGAEHLFGKTKARGMELVLQRVTVGLAAGFFIMSIVVAIVVE; this is encoded by the coding sequence ATGGATATCTTTTTGAAAGTGGTGCTTCTGATTTTTGCCGTAGGTCTGATTGCGGTCGTTCTTCTGCAAAAAGGGAAAAGTGCAGGTCTTTCCGGTGCCATCTCCGGCGGTGCTGAGCATCTCTTCGGTAAAACAAAGGCACGCGGTATGGAGCTAGTGCTGCAGCGTGTAACAGTTGGTCTGGCGGCTGGATTCTTCATCATGTCAATTGTTGTTGCCATTGTTGTTGAATAA
- a CDS encoding TetR/AcrR family transcriptional regulator, giving the protein MTKVKVLNQKRVIEVAAALFLEKGFAYTSMDELVRVSKVSKSNVYYHFTDKEELLAGVVDYWIETYERAIDQILSQNQLSVEDRVQMFLKQLSEGVQSREYKGSCPFITLYIQSPAQATHIKEKIGLFFTGLQTKISLLLQQGAEKGEFRETIHIDEVAALFITNLEGALFLSETLKDATVITRTASHFFNLLR; this is encoded by the coding sequence ATGACAAAGGTAAAAGTATTGAATCAAAAACGTGTGATTGAAGTAGCGGCAGCCTTATTTTTAGAAAAGGGATTTGCTTATACAAGTATGGATGAATTAGTACGTGTAAGCAAAGTATCCAAATCTAATGTGTATTATCACTTCACTGATAAGGAAGAATTGTTAGCAGGAGTCGTTGATTATTGGATTGAAACGTATGAGCGGGCAATAGATCAAATCCTTTCTCAGAACCAGTTATCTGTTGAAGATCGTGTCCAGATGTTTTTAAAGCAATTATCGGAGGGAGTTCAGTCAAGAGAGTATAAGGGGAGCTGTCCATTTATTACTCTTTATATTCAAAGTCCTGCACAAGCTACGCACATCAAGGAAAAAATAGGTCTCTTTTTCACAGGATTACAAACGAAAATCTCTCTATTGCTACAACAAGGAGCAGAAAAAGGCGAGTTTAGAGAAACGATTCATATAGACGAGGTAGCAGCACTTTTTATAACGAATCTTGAAGGAGCGCTGTTTCTTTCAGAGACATTGAAGGATGCAACGGTGATCACGAGAACAGCCAGCCACTTTTTCAACTTGCTTCGATAA